One window from the genome of Sesamum indicum cultivar Zhongzhi No. 13 linkage group LG15, S_indicum_v1.0, whole genome shotgun sequence encodes:
- the LOC105178373 gene encoding protein DELAY OF GERMINATION 1-like, with the protein TQSFHKFFECWIVEQDQHLQELISAAREYEERRGRGCRQDDGTTVEEDVQDRTLRPLLERVIQHYEHYYRAKSRWAKSDVLSMFNPSWRSSLEDAFMWIGGWRPSMTFHLLYSKSGLQLEARLTELLQGLSTGDLGDLSPSQLDQVNELQKQTIREEKDITEKLAKQQETVADSSMVELTHVVTEMMREGQVDQAMDTERVDETLAPKEEGLVEVLQRADGLRLKTLKEVLNILSPIQGVYFLIAAAELHLRVHEWGKKRDARRNEHSENGHSQQH; encoded by the coding sequence ACGCAGTCGTTCCATAAGTTCTTTGAGTGCTGGATAGTTGAGCAGGACCAGCACCTGCAAGAACTTATCTCGGCCGCCAGGGAGTATGAGGAGCGGCGGGGGCGGGGATGTAGGCAGGATGATGGAACCACAGTTGAGGAGGATGTGCAGGATAGAACTCTACGTCCGCTTCTTGAACGGGTGATCCAGCACTACGAACATTACTACAGGGCGAAATCGAGGTGGGCGAAAAGCGACGTCCTGTCCATGTTCAACCCCTCGTGGAGGAGCAGCCTGGAGGATGCGTTTATGTGGATAGGAGGGTGGCGGCCCAGCATGACGTTCCACCTGCTGTATTCCAAGTCTGGGCTGCAGCTGGAGGCCAGGCTTACTGAGCTGCTACAAGGCCTGAGCACAGGTGACTTGGGGGATCTATCACCAAGTCAGCTGGACCAGGTGAATGAACTGCAGAAGCAGACTATAAGGGAGGAAAAGGACATCACTGAGAAGCTGGCGAAGCAGCAGGAGACAGTGGCTGACTCGTCGATGGTTGAACTTACGCATGTGGTGACAGAGATGATGAGGGAGGGGCAGGTAGATCAGGCGATGGATACGGAGCGAGTTGATGAGACGCTGGCGCCTAAGGAGGAAGGATTGGTGGAAGTTCTGCAGAGGGCTGATGGATTGAGGCTGAAAACGCTGAAAGAGGTGCTGAATATTCTGAGTCCAATACAGGGGGTGTATTTCTTGATCGCTGCTGCAGAGCTGCACTTGAGGGTTCATGAATGGGGTAAAAAACGGGATGCTAGACGAAACGAACATAGCGAAAATGGTCACAGCCAGCAG